One part of the Sciurus carolinensis chromosome 6, mSciCar1.2, whole genome shotgun sequence genome encodes these proteins:
- the Glrx gene encoding glutaredoxin-1: MAQEFVNGKIQPGKVVVFIKPTCPYCRKTQEILSQLPFKQGLLEFVDITATSDTNEIQDYLQQLTGARTVPRVFIGTDCIGGCSDLITMQQNGELLTRLKQIGALQ, translated from the exons ATGGCTCAGGAGTTTGTGAATGGCAAAATCCAGCCCGGGAAGGTCGTTGTGTTCATCAAGCCCACCTGCCCCTACTGCAGAAAGACCCAAGAGATCCTCAGTCAATTGCCCTTCAAACAAGGGCTGCTGGAATTTGTCGATATCACAGCCACCAGTGACACAAATGAGATTCAAGATTATTTGCAACAGCTCACAGGCGCGAGAACG gTACCTCGGGTCTTCATTGGTACAGATTGTATAGGTGGATGCAGTGATCTAATAACTATGCAACAGAATGGGGAACTGCTGACGCGGCTGAAGCAGATCGGAGCTCTGCAGTAG